A single window of Undibacterium sp. 5I1 DNA harbors:
- a CDS encoding glutaredoxin family protein — protein MKQQISIPTRLLLISTVLGVFAMGSAQAQLYKWVGADGKVTYSDVPPPPSVKQVQTRSLDSGEPASNLPPELGAAAAKNPVTLYTGPDCSPCNEGRAFLKGSGIPFKEKTVKSDDDVKKLKEVSGDTQLPVLVINSSKFRGLDTSEWRTALSSAGYPETDKLPKDFKYSAAEAAAPTPAAKPKDAANNGNSSKARQKNLPPANTNNEGGFRF, from the coding sequence ATGAAACAGCAAATATCAATACCTACCCGGCTCTTACTAATCAGCACAGTGTTAGGTGTATTCGCCATGGGCAGTGCCCAGGCGCAGTTATATAAGTGGGTTGGTGCGGATGGCAAAGTCACTTACAGCGACGTACCGCCGCCACCTTCTGTGAAGCAAGTGCAAACCAGATCACTGGATAGCGGTGAACCTGCCAGTAATTTGCCGCCCGAGTTAGGCGCCGCAGCAGCAAAAAACCCGGTGACGCTCTACACAGGTCCCGATTGCAGTCCTTGCAACGAAGGGCGCGCTTTTCTGAAAGGAAGCGGTATTCCTTTTAAAGAAAAAACGGTCAAATCCGATGACGATGTAAAAAAACTCAAAGAAGTGAGTGGAGATACTCAGCTGCCAGTATTAGTTATTAACAGTAGCAAATTCCGAGGTTTAGATACCAGTGAATGGCGTACCGCGCTCAGTAGTGCGGGCTATCCAGAAACGGACAAACTGCCAAAAGATTTCAAATATTCAGCAGCAGAAGCGGCCGCACCAACACCAGCTGCAAAACCCAAGGATGCTGCCAATAATGGGAACAGCAGCAAAGCACGGCAAAAAAATCTGCCTCCGGCTAACACCAATAATGAAGGCGGATTCCGTTTTTAA
- a CDS encoding D-amino acid dehydrogenase, with the protein MKVIVLGSGIIGTSSAWFLKKQGHDVTVIERQPGAAQETSFANGCQISVSHAEPWANPSAPLKVLKWLGKEDAPLLFRPRAEWLQWLWGMSFLRECTPGRTADNIRQIVAISEYSRQTLQAVRAETGIDYDCLTKGILHFYTDKKEFDDSLPAAKLMRDLGCQRDSIGADEVVRIEPALASIRDKIVGGDYTETDESGDVYKFTSGLAKKAAEAGVDFQFNTSVTRLLTEGSGSSAKVVGVEVIDAEGRHKVLRADSFVMAMGSFSQPLLKPLGVNLMIYPGKGYSATYQITNPDEAPTVSLTDDGYKLVVSRLGDRLRVAGTCEVNGYGRDLNTARCEAITRRTRELFPNACDYENPTYWTGLRPLTPSNVPYIGKTKYSNLYLNTGHGTLGWTMGAGSGRAIADIVSGHYPEVDFAFTGIARRNPGRILLPA; encoded by the coding sequence ATGAAAGTTATCGTTCTCGGCTCTGGCATTATCGGCACCTCTTCTGCCTGGTTTCTCAAAAAGCAAGGTCATGATGTTACTGTGATCGAGCGTCAGCCCGGTGCGGCACAAGAGACCAGTTTTGCCAACGGCTGCCAGATCTCTGTCTCTCACGCCGAACCCTGGGCGAATCCTTCAGCACCACTTAAAGTCTTAAAATGGTTAGGCAAAGAAGACGCGCCTTTACTATTCCGCCCACGGGCAGAATGGTTGCAATGGCTCTGGGGCATGAGTTTTTTACGCGAATGCACACCAGGGCGCACAGCAGACAACATCCGCCAAATCGTGGCGATTTCTGAATACAGCCGTCAAACCTTGCAAGCAGTTCGTGCTGAAACAGGCATCGACTACGACTGTCTAACCAAAGGTATTTTGCATTTTTATACTGACAAAAAAGAATTTGATGACTCCTTACCAGCCGCAAAATTGATGCGCGATCTCGGTTGTCAGCGTGATTCAATCGGCGCAGACGAAGTCGTACGCATCGAGCCAGCACTTGCCAGTATTCGGGACAAAATCGTCGGTGGCGATTACACAGAGACCGATGAGTCCGGCGATGTCTATAAATTTACTAGCGGCTTAGCTAAAAAAGCTGCCGAAGCAGGTGTCGATTTCCAATTTAATACTAGCGTTACTCGCTTACTGACCGAGGGCAGCGGCTCGTCGGCTAAAGTTGTCGGCGTCGAAGTCATTGATGCAGAAGGCCGTCATAAAGTCTTGCGCGCGGATTCTTTTGTAATGGCAATGGGCAGCTTCTCACAGCCATTGTTAAAGCCTTTGGGCGTCAATCTGATGATTTATCCAGGCAAAGGTTATTCCGCTACCTACCAGATCACCAATCCTGACGAAGCACCAACGGTTTCGTTGACTGATGACGGCTATAAATTAGTTGTGTCGCGCCTGGGTGACCGTTTGCGCGTTGCCGGCACTTGCGAGGTCAACGGCTATGGCCGTGATTTAAATACGGCTCGTTGCGAAGCAATTACCCGCCGCACCCGCGAATTATTCCCGAACGCCTGCGACTACGAGAATCCAACCTACTGGACCGGTTTGCGTCCGTTGACACCATCCAATGTGCCATACATCGGCAAGACCAAATACAGCAATCTTTACCTCAACACAGGTCATGGCACTTTGGGTTGGACAATGGGTGCGGGATCAGGTCGCGCGATTGCAGATATCGTTTCTGGACACTACCCTGAAGTTGATTTTGCCTTCACTGGCATCGCCAGACGCAACCCTGGCAGAATATTGTTGCCGGCATAA
- a CDS encoding M3 family metallopeptidase, which yields MTQQNPLLDFSDLPRFDAIKPEHITPAIALLLEENRAVVAQLEAATDPVTWDNFVEPLENATEKLGRAWGIIGHLNGVADTPELRAAYNENQPIIMEFWTALGQNLALFDKYKALQSSPEFAHFTPARQTIVNNAVRDFRLGGAELSDDKKVRYAEVQEKHAALSTKFSENVLDATNDYSLFIDNLDELKGLPDDVLQAAKSAAEKDGKPGCKFTLHFPSYFPLLQYADNRALRETIYRANATKASELGSNPEWDNTEIMTELLALRQEEAHLLGYHNFAEVSLVAKMAETPAQVSHFLLDLANRARPFAEKDLAELRSFAKDQLGIDDLQSWDTTYASEKLREQRYAFSEQELKQYFPEQQVVAGLFNVIETLFAVEIWLDHAPSWHPDVKFYRLEKAGKLVGQFYLDLYARSGKRGGAWMDDARGRRRTATGIQTPVAYLTCNFSEPVTTNGVTKPALFTHDEVITLFHEFGHGLHHLLTQVEELSVSGISGVEWDAVELPSQFMENFCWEWDVLQGMTAHAESGEPLPRALYDKMIAAKNFQSGMQTLRQVEFSLFDMRLHDAIGSNQQQNVQAIADAVRAQVSVFNPPAFNRFQHSFSHIFAGGYAAGYFSYKWAEVLSADAYAAFEDASAAEGSTLSRKVGQQFQSQVLEVGGSRPALESFKAFRGREPAIDALLRHSGMAA from the coding sequence ATGACGCAACAAAATCCCCTGCTTGACTTTAGCGATTTACCACGCTTCGATGCCATCAAACCTGAGCACATAACGCCAGCGATTGCCTTGTTATTGGAAGAAAATCGTGCAGTGGTTGCACAACTGGAGGCGGCAACAGATCCCGTCACGTGGGACAATTTTGTTGAGCCTTTAGAAAACGCGACAGAAAAACTCGGTCGCGCCTGGGGCATTATTGGTCACCTCAACGGTGTTGCAGATACGCCAGAATTACGTGCCGCGTATAACGAGAACCAGCCCATTATCATGGAGTTCTGGACCGCTTTGGGTCAAAACCTTGCGCTGTTCGACAAGTACAAAGCCTTGCAATCTAGCCCGGAATTTGCACACTTTACGCCAGCAAGACAAACCATCGTCAACAACGCTGTACGCGATTTCCGTCTGGGTGGAGCCGAATTATCGGACGACAAAAAAGTCCGCTATGCAGAAGTACAAGAAAAACATGCCGCACTTTCTACTAAGTTTTCAGAAAACGTACTAGATGCAACTAATGACTACAGTTTGTTCATCGATAATCTGGACGAGTTAAAAGGCTTGCCTGACGATGTGTTACAAGCAGCAAAATCGGCTGCTGAAAAAGACGGTAAGCCGGGTTGTAAATTTACGCTGCATTTCCCGTCTTATTTCCCACTACTGCAATACGCAGATAATCGTGCCCTGCGCGAAACGATCTACCGCGCCAATGCAACCAAGGCATCTGAGTTAGGAAGCAATCCCGAGTGGGACAACACTGAGATCATGACTGAATTGCTAGCCTTGCGCCAGGAAGAAGCTCATTTGCTGGGCTATCACAATTTTGCCGAGGTATCGCTGGTGGCCAAGATGGCAGAAACGCCAGCGCAGGTCAGTCATTTCTTATTAGATCTGGCGAACCGCGCCCGCCCTTTTGCAGAAAAAGATTTAGCGGAGTTACGCAGTTTTGCTAAAGATCAATTGGGCATCGATGATTTGCAATCCTGGGATACGACTTACGCCTCGGAAAAACTGCGTGAACAACGCTATGCTTTTTCTGAGCAAGAATTGAAACAATATTTCCCAGAGCAGCAAGTCGTCGCAGGCTTGTTCAATGTGATCGAAACCTTGTTTGCAGTAGAAATTTGGCTAGACCATGCGCCAAGCTGGCATCCTGATGTCAAGTTTTATCGGCTAGAAAAAGCTGGCAAACTCGTCGGACAGTTCTACCTCGACTTATATGCACGTAGCGGTAAACGAGGCGGCGCATGGATGGATGATGCACGTGGCCGGCGCCGTACTGCCACCGGTATACAAACGCCAGTCGCATATCTGACCTGTAATTTTAGCGAGCCAGTCACGACTAACGGTGTGACCAAACCTGCCCTGTTCACGCATGATGAAGTGATTACACTGTTCCATGAATTTGGTCATGGGCTGCATCATTTATTGACGCAAGTCGAGGAGTTGTCCGTTTCGGGCATCTCCGGCGTGGAGTGGGATGCGGTCGAATTACCATCTCAGTTTATGGAAAACTTCTGCTGGGAATGGGATGTTTTGCAAGGGATGACAGCTCATGCAGAATCAGGCGAGCCATTGCCGCGCGCGCTGTACGACAAAATGATTGCTGCAAAAAACTTCCAGTCAGGTATGCAGACCCTGCGTCAGGTCGAGTTTTCTTTATTTGATATGCGTCTGCATGATGCGATTGGCTCTAACCAGCAGCAAAATGTACAAGCGATTGCAGATGCGGTACGAGCACAAGTGTCGGTATTCAATCCACCAGCGTTTAACCGCTTTCAGCATTCTTTCAGCCATATCTTTGCAGGCGGTTATGCAGCGGGTTATTTCAGCTATAAATGGGCAGAGGTTTTGTCTGCCGATGCGTATGCGGCATTTGAAGACGCCAGCGCAGCGGAAGGCAGTACACTGTCACGTAAAGTGGGACAACAATTTCAGTCACAAGTATTAGAAGTCGGCGGCTCGCGTCCAGCACTAGAATCTTTTAAGGCGTTCCGTGGCAGAGAGCCTGCGATTGACGCGCTATTACGCCACAGTGGCATGGCTGCCTGA
- a CDS encoding DNA polymerase III subunit chi — MMRIDFHSNVPDKLNYTCRLIRKARAANCQVVVFDSNRAQLDALNSALWTFSEIDFLPHVMQGDALATHTPVILTDDVTAIFPHHQLLINLTATTPSHFDQFERMIEIIATDDAATAAGRERYRFYQQQGHTLSHTNANAPNGAAKVR; from the coding sequence ATGATGCGGATTGATTTCCATAGCAATGTACCCGACAAGCTGAACTACACATGCCGCCTGATCCGTAAGGCCAGAGCGGCAAATTGTCAAGTGGTAGTATTTGATAGCAACCGGGCACAGTTAGATGCGCTGAATAGTGCGCTATGGACGTTTTCAGAAATCGACTTTTTACCGCATGTGATGCAGGGCGATGCACTGGCGACTCATACACCAGTGATCTTGACGGATGACGTCACAGCGATATTTCCGCATCATCAGTTATTGATTAACTTAACGGCAACTACACCCAGCCATTTTGATCAGTTTGAACGCATGATAGAAATCATCGCAACGGACGATGCCGCTACCGCCGCAGGACGGGAGCGTTATCGCTTTTATCAGCAACAAGGACATACTTTATCCCACACCAATGCCAATGCGCCTAACGGCGCTGCAAAAGTAAGGTAA